The following coding sequences lie in one Tichowtungia aerotolerans genomic window:
- a CDS encoding MBOAT family O-acyltransferase, with the protein MLFNSLNFLLFFPVVAMLYFAFPHRFRWGLLLAASYYFYMCWNPGYAVLILTTTAIAYWSGIKIGQTDDLQLRKIYLILSLIVSLGILFVFKYFNFSMSAFTDVINVFGFDYNTPTLKLLLPVGISFYTFQTLSYSIDVYRGQMKAEKNFGIFALYVSFFPQLVAGPIERSTNLLPQFYIKHTFDYQRVTDGLKLMLWGFF; encoded by the coding sequence ATGCTTTTTAACTCATTAAACTTCCTTCTGTTTTTTCCTGTTGTGGCAATGCTCTATTTTGCATTTCCGCATCGGTTCAGGTGGGGGTTATTGCTGGCGGCTAGCTACTACTTCTATATGTGCTGGAATCCGGGTTATGCGGTTTTGATTCTGACAACAACGGCGATCGCCTATTGGTCTGGCATTAAGATAGGGCAAACAGATGACCTACAGTTGAGAAAAATCTATTTGATTTTAAGCCTGATCGTCAGTTTAGGGATATTGTTTGTTTTCAAATACTTTAACTTTTCCATGTCCGCATTTACGGATGTGATCAATGTATTTGGCTTTGATTATAATACGCCGACGCTGAAACTTCTGTTGCCGGTTGGTATTTCATTTTATACCTTCCAAACGCTTAGCTATTCTATCGATGTATATCGAGGACAGATGAAGGCGGAGAAGAATTTTGGTATTTTTGCGCTTTATGTATCGTTTTTTCCTCAGCTTGTTGCTGGACCCATTGAGCGTTCCACCAACTTGCTTCCGCAGTTTTACATAAAGCACACGTTTGACTACCAACGCGTAACCGATGGCTTAAAGTTAATGCTGTGGGGTTTTTTTTAA
- a CDS encoding MBOAT family O-acyltransferase, whose translation MVIADRLAAYVSDVYGHPGSHPGIAVLLATYFFAFQIYCDFSAYSDIAIGAAQVMGFRLMDNFNRPYFSKTIAEFWSRWHISLSTWFRDYLYIPLGGNRCAKSRWLLNLLIVFIVSGLWHGAAWTYIIWGALHGLYLMLEILTGPFRKAASRKIRLDCHPHIHKFIQVFITFHLVCLSWIFFRADSLHDAVMLLKSLFLNFIPSLRPQAIVQAVTQVETRDGGLFMAFAVIAFMEIIHLMQRHRKMRRFMDDKPLIVRWAVYYAIVLSILLFGVVDSPFEFIYFQF comes from the coding sequence ATGGTTATCGCAGACCGTTTGGCTGCCTATGTTTCAGACGTATACGGTCATCCAGGGAGCCACCCCGGGATAGCGGTTCTGTTAGCAACCTATTTCTTCGCGTTCCAGATCTACTGTGATTTTTCAGCTTATTCAGATATTGCTATCGGCGCAGCTCAAGTGATGGGGTTTCGCTTGATGGATAACTTTAACCGGCCTTATTTTTCAAAAACGATTGCAGAGTTTTGGAGTCGCTGGCATATCTCCCTTTCCACGTGGTTTCGAGATTATCTGTATATCCCCTTGGGGGGGAATCGTTGCGCCAAGAGTCGGTGGCTCCTGAATTTACTAATTGTATTTATCGTCAGCGGGCTCTGGCACGGGGCGGCATGGACTTATATTATTTGGGGCGCATTACATGGGCTGTACCTCATGCTTGAGATTTTGACTGGGCCTTTTCGTAAGGCAGCCAGTCGAAAAATCCGATTAGATTGCCATCCACATATCCATAAGTTTATTCAAGTGTTCATCACGTTCCATTTGGTCTGCTTGTCGTGGATATTTTTTCGGGCTGATTCGTTGCATGATGCGGTTATGCTCCTGAAATCACTGTTCCTGAATTTTATCCCGTCACTACGGCCTCAGGCCATTGTTCAGGCTGTTACTCAGGTAGAAACCAGGGATGGTGGATTATTTATGGCCTTTGCCGTAATTGCCTTTATGGAAATCATTCACCTCATGCAACGACACAGGAAGATGCGTCGTTTTATGGACGACAAGCCCCTGATTGTTCGTTGGGCGGTATATTACGCTATCGTTCTATCGATCCTTTTATTTGGGGTCGTGGACTCACCATTTGAGTTTATCTATTTTCAGTTTTAA
- a CDS encoding nitroreductase family protein, with product MIKELYKKIVPLRIQQRFRFEKGLVHVFFSDYLRYRKYACIDPYEARNIKAFDSMLVMEAHKIEKAFSLPNPRPGFGVSAIRGLMKLLNDYKNKGYDCNSLAYKKVQSVLGEYIRFHERVEYDLGPLKEEVRHYADFDCDIGGYNEVAAEEWLRNARGNFEECALSRSSVRTYSSIPVPEETIKDVVRIARKTPSVCNRQAWHTYIVKSPEVKGKLMELQTGCRGFGDTADFMAVITTNLRSFVGPSERNQAYIDGGLYAMSFLYALHYKGIGACPLHWMVPPERSEKLRSLLNIGASENIIMVISAGGIPPLLRTAKSVRHKVDSQITFV from the coding sequence GTGATAAAAGAATTGTATAAAAAAATAGTTCCGTTGCGGATTCAGCAGCGGTTTAGATTTGAAAAGGGGCTCGTTCATGTGTTTTTTTCAGATTATTTGCGTTACCGGAAATATGCATGTATTGATCCCTATGAGGCTAGAAATATTAAAGCATTTGACTCTATGCTTGTGATGGAAGCACACAAAATTGAAAAAGCCTTTTCCCTTCCAAATCCACGCCCCGGGTTTGGCGTGTCGGCTATTAGGGGATTGATGAAACTCTTAAATGATTATAAGAACAAAGGGTATGATTGTAATAGCTTGGCGTATAAAAAAGTACAGTCTGTTTTGGGTGAATACATTCGGTTTCATGAAAGGGTTGAGTATGATTTGGGGCCGTTAAAAGAGGAAGTTAGGCATTATGCAGATTTTGATTGTGATATTGGTGGATATAATGAAGTTGCCGCTGAAGAATGGTTGAGGAATGCACGTGGTAATTTTGAGGAGTGTGCATTGAGTCGATCCAGTGTTCGTACGTATAGTTCTATTCCTGTCCCGGAAGAAACAATTAAAGATGTTGTCCGGATAGCAAGGAAAACTCCTTCTGTATGTAATCGCCAAGCATGGCACACTTATATAGTCAAATCTCCTGAGGTAAAGGGTAAGCTTATGGAACTGCAAACTGGATGTCGGGGATTTGGGGATACGGCAGATTTTATGGCTGTAATAACCACAAACTTGCGTTCATTTGTTGGGCCTTCTGAGCGTAATCAGGCTTATATAGATGGGGGGTTGTATGCAATGTCTTTTTTGTATGCATTGCATTATAAGGGAATCGGGGCTTGTCCCCTTCATTGGATGGTACCTCCGGAACGGTCTGAAAAGCTTCGTTCGCTTTTAAACATTGGGGCTAGTGAAAATATAATTATGGTTATTTCTGCGGGAGGTATTCCTCCTCTTTTGCGTACCGCAAAATCAGTCAGACATAAAGTGGATAGTCAGATAACATTTGTTTGA
- a CDS encoding polysaccharide pyruvyl transferase family protein, whose amino-acid sequence MIVKTITCHDVYNYGATLQAYALMKYLQNQGHEVEIIDYKPLYLSTRMELFAVTPKWRSRRLAVRVAYLVAKFFVRIWVNARSCKKEFDDFKNTFMCVTRDRYRNNSELKKNPPPADVYVAGSDQIWNTNSENGRDPAFYLDFAPPEIRRVSYAASFSVSEIMPEYKDFVRGMIQRLDSVSVRERRGVEILKSIGLSEGVHVLDPVFLLGRSFWDGFSGKKISGKYILVYDFDGNDGLREFAKEQAKERGLKIYSVNNYKRTSYADVDYYRAGPQEFLSLVKNAEVVVGNSFHALAFSLIFEKDFYVFCRSRHQVNSRMEDLLDLVGLSDRMICHAEQASSPSVIDYEVVGKVLAAHIEQSKRYLNGAICGDF is encoded by the coding sequence ATGATAGTTAAAACTATAACATGCCATGACGTGTATAATTATGGAGCGACCCTTCAGGCATACGCTTTGATGAAATACTTACAAAATCAAGGGCATGAAGTCGAAATTATAGATTACAAGCCTTTATATTTGTCTACGCGGATGGAACTTTTTGCCGTGACACCAAAATGGAGGTCTAGAAGACTAGCTGTTAGAGTTGCGTATCTCGTGGCTAAATTTTTTGTTCGGATTTGGGTTAATGCGCGCTCTTGCAAGAAAGAGTTTGATGATTTTAAAAACACATTCATGTGTGTAACCAGGGATAGGTATCGGAATAATTCGGAATTAAAAAAGAATCCGCCTCCGGCTGATGTTTATGTTGCGGGTAGTGATCAAATTTGGAATACCAATAGTGAAAATGGGCGGGATCCGGCATTTTATTTGGACTTTGCACCACCAGAAATACGTCGCGTTTCTTATGCTGCAAGTTTTTCCGTATCTGAGATTATGCCTGAGTATAAGGATTTTGTGCGGGGAATGATCCAACGACTTGATTCTGTTTCTGTGCGGGAGCGCCGAGGAGTAGAAATATTGAAGTCGATCGGGTTGAGTGAGGGAGTTCATGTTCTTGATCCTGTGTTTCTTTTGGGGCGTAGTTTCTGGGATGGGTTTTCGGGGAAAAAAATATCTGGGAAGTATATATTGGTGTATGATTTTGATGGGAATGACGGGTTGAGAGAATTTGCAAAAGAACAGGCGAAAGAGCGGGGGCTGAAGATATATTCCGTCAACAATTACAAGCGAACCTCTTATGCTGATGTAGATTATTACCGGGCTGGCCCCCAAGAGTTTTTGTCTCTTGTTAAAAATGCAGAGGTTGTCGTGGGAAACTCGTTTCATGCTCTTGCTTTTTCATTGATTTTTGAAAAGGATTTCTATGTTTTTTGTAGGTCAAGACACCAGGTGAATTCCCGCATGGAAGATCTTCTCGATCTGGTTGGATTGAGTGACCGCATGATTTGTCATGCAGAGCAGGCTTCTTCACCATCTGTAATCGATTATGAGGTTGTTGGAAAAGTGCTGGCTGCTCATATCGAGCAGTCGAAGAGGTATTTAAATGGCGCGATATGCGGCGATTTTTAA
- a CDS encoding lipopolysaccharide biosynthesis protein: MASLRKKTLKGMQWSLIGSAGNSILQMVVMVVITRLIAPEEFGVMAMAQLFVQFATFFANFGVGVAIIRNEELTEDHIAAGFWCGIVISLFIALVMFLLAPLSTHLLDSSRMPIVVRLLALNFFFNGFGIVSMSLLQKEMRFGFLALMTLSTYALGYGLVGIPLAIKGYGVYALVFCMLTQTALRVVTLLIAAHHRVRPSRQLRIYKETLSFGGQHSCAGFLSFLGSSVDRMMLGRWGGAEMLGIYSRSSQLINYPIQFLSSSIMRVLFPGFSSIQRDTERMRASFLKSVSMMAVILVPVAFFASFTSRDLILLAYGLKWAEGWPALVAYSWVAPLCVLGVMGMMINDIIGKQWYRIRIHMEALIVFAVCIWFGLRFGIKGVAVGVVVGYFYRFVFTGLLVCRLLHLDRVKFVNCFFWPCIVGVVSVAVPLLVLFFGGGLVVWIRLMFSALGAGLSLFVLVVCVSVPPLVQIAELIEGGYPRIGSMLKFIKR, from the coding sequence ATGGCCTCGTTACGTAAAAAAACGCTAAAGGGTATGCAGTGGAGTCTGATTGGCTCCGCCGGGAACTCGATCTTGCAGATGGTGGTGATGGTAGTTATCACCCGTTTGATTGCTCCGGAAGAGTTTGGGGTGATGGCAATGGCGCAACTGTTTGTTCAATTTGCAACGTTCTTTGCTAATTTTGGGGTGGGTGTTGCAATTATCCGGAATGAAGAATTAACGGAAGATCATATTGCTGCAGGGTTTTGGTGTGGAATTGTCATTTCTTTGTTTATAGCGCTGGTTATGTTTTTATTGGCACCTCTATCAACACATTTGCTGGATTCATCCCGAATGCCGATTGTTGTTCGTTTGCTGGCTCTTAATTTTTTTTTTAACGGGTTCGGGATTGTCAGTATGTCTCTTCTGCAAAAGGAAATGCGTTTTGGATTCCTCGCTCTGATGACGCTTTCTACCTACGCGCTTGGATATGGTCTGGTTGGCATTCCTCTCGCCATTAAGGGATATGGTGTATACGCCTTAGTGTTTTGTATGTTAACGCAAACGGCTCTTAGGGTTGTTACACTATTAATTGCTGCGCATCATCGAGTGCGTCCTTCTCGGCAGCTTCGAATATATAAGGAAACGCTATCTTTTGGCGGGCAGCACTCCTGTGCCGGATTTCTTTCTTTTTTGGGTAGTTCAGTTGATCGCATGATGCTTGGGCGCTGGGGTGGGGCTGAAATGTTGGGGATCTATTCGCGCAGCAGTCAGCTGATCAACTACCCCATTCAGTTTTTGTCCAGTTCCATCATGCGCGTACTGTTTCCCGGATTTTCCAGTATTCAGCGAGATACAGAGCGTATGCGGGCGTCATTTCTAAAAAGCGTTTCTATGATGGCTGTCATTTTGGTTCCCGTTGCATTTTTTGCCAGCTTCACAAGCCGGGATTTGATTTTGTTGGCATATGGTTTGAAATGGGCCGAGGGGTGGCCGGCGTTGGTTGCATATTCATGGGTTGCTCCTTTGTGTGTTCTGGGGGTAATGGGTATGATGATAAATGATATTATTGGTAAGCAGTGGTATCGAATCCGTATTCACATGGAGGCTTTGATTGTTTTTGCCGTATGTATTTGGTTCGGTTTGCGATTTGGGATCAAGGGCGTTGCGGTTGGGGTTGTTGTCGGGTATTTTTATCGTTTTGTATTTACAGGTCTGTTGGTATGCAGGCTGTTGCATCTAGATAGGGTGAAATTTGTAAATTGTTTCTTTTGGCCGTGTATAGTGGGTGTTGTTTCGGTTGCGGTTCCTTTACTTGTTTTATTCTTTGGGGGTGGTCTTGTCGTTTGGATTCGCTTGATGTTCTCTGCTCTTGGAGCGGGGCTGTCATTGTTTGTTTTGGTTGTTTGCGTTTCTGTGCCACCCCTTGTGCAGATAGCTGAACTGATTGAGGGTGGATATCCTCGTATAGGATCAATGCTGAAGTTTATTAAGAGATAG
- a CDS encoding glycosyltransferase family 4 protein, whose translation MKIAYLSPFLSKYAVQHVDGMDDDFVKAVPGRGGINVCYLVEERLRRKQPTVVVTMDPGVAEVTRFRGPYLEYIVCPMRATGKTRDLFRKERMCLKAVVESLNVDLFHVHWTYEYAVALIDAGLQDKALITVHDHSWKALLSTTPLYLPKYLLTRYYVFRKGKYFSAVAPHVSHYVEKCSGRIVHTISNSIPPEVEELSPPQRSAICHGEINVLSISGWGRLKNLKNSIRAFSMFRERFKGARYHLAGQGLAPNGPAEEWAVRHAVSEGLVFHGLLSHGELFALADSCDILLHPSLTEACPNAVLEGMSYGLVVIADKQSGGCPFVLGNAGVLTDASSPDAICSEMIRICSDSDLALSLSQAAHQRAYREFSIARVCRQYERLYYSIYKGDLG comes from the coding sequence ATGAAAATTGCCTATTTGAGTCCGTTTTTATCGAAATATGCAGTTCAGCATGTTGATGGAATGGACGATGATTTTGTTAAGGCTGTGCCCGGTCGGGGTGGCATTAATGTGTGTTATCTCGTCGAGGAGCGGTTGCGAAGAAAGCAGCCGACGGTTGTCGTTACTATGGATCCGGGTGTCGCTGAGGTTACTCGTTTCCGGGGGCCATATCTGGAATACATTGTTTGCCCTATGCGGGCGACTGGGAAGACACGCGATCTGTTTAGAAAAGAACGAATGTGTCTCAAGGCAGTTGTTGAGTCGCTAAATGTTGATCTGTTCCATGTCCACTGGACTTATGAATATGCAGTAGCCTTGATTGACGCTGGACTTCAGGATAAGGCCTTGATTACAGTGCATGACCATTCATGGAAGGCCTTGCTGTCAACAACTCCTTTGTATCTCCCTAAATATTTACTGACTCGATACTACGTATTTCGAAAGGGGAAATACTTTTCTGCTGTGGCGCCGCATGTGAGTCACTATGTTGAGAAATGCAGTGGACGAATTGTTCATACCATTTCGAACTCTATTCCTCCCGAAGTGGAGGAGCTTAGTCCGCCGCAAAGAAGTGCTATTTGTCATGGGGAGATCAATGTTCTTTCAATTTCTGGGTGGGGACGGCTCAAAAATTTAAAAAATAGTATTCGGGCCTTTTCTATGTTTCGCGAAAGATTTAAGGGCGCACGTTATCATTTAGCGGGGCAAGGGTTGGCACCGAACGGTCCAGCTGAGGAGTGGGCGGTGAGGCATGCTGTTTCAGAGGGGCTGGTTTTTCATGGACTCTTATCGCATGGAGAGCTTTTTGCGTTAGCTGACAGCTGCGATATTCTCCTTCACCCGTCTTTGACCGAAGCCTGCCCGAATGCCGTACTGGAGGGGATGAGTTATGGGTTGGTTGTGATTGCTGATAAGCAGAGTGGCGGCTGCCCTTTCGTTTTAGGTAACGCCGGAGTGCTGACGGATGCTTCCAGTCCTGATGCTATATGTTCGGAGATGATTCGGATTTGCAGTGATTCGGACCTTGCCCTGTCATTATCTCAAGCCGCTCATCAACGAGCATATCGTGAATTTTCGATAGCACGCGTGTGTCGGCAGTATGAACGGCTTTATTATTCTATTTATAAAGGAGATCTTGGATGA
- a CDS encoding glycosyltransferase family 4 protein codes for MKVVFNINYPVAWAPGGGGLTLFEMKNALKKCGVETGWMRNEDTSLSADILHSWGHCHDALLDIAHNKGVKVVADIQNGTAIQDYRPFRLMIRRYLDQFAKGMLGYKRYCSVLNRGMYSKADALISNNPAYLEYVCRVFNVPVSKTHAIWRGVRDPFFEINGLKKKEHLVCVGSILPLKNQVLLARIAKEEKVPIKFIGPPHPESESYVREFENAVDGRYVTWERGIIDSEELAQRVGESMGLVLLSSYESYGNVIMEALAAKVPVLASSLFSLQSIYGNDIQYVSTPLDAHVAPALTAFYDQSCRMGGTVAPAQIKPLRWSQVAQKVIEVYKECGVNP; via the coding sequence ATGAAGGTGGTGTTTAATATAAATTACCCTGTTGCATGGGCTCCGGGAGGAGGGGGGCTTACGCTTTTTGAGATGAAGAATGCACTCAAGAAGTGCGGCGTTGAGACGGGGTGGATGAGGAACGAAGACACAAGTTTATCGGCCGATATTCTGCATTCATGGGGGCACTGCCACGATGCCTTGCTGGACATAGCCCATAACAAAGGGGTCAAGGTGGTTGCGGATATTCAGAACGGTACCGCCATTCAGGACTATCGGCCCTTTCGCCTGATGATCAGAAGGTACTTAGACCAATTTGCAAAAGGCATGCTTGGGTATAAGCGATATTGCTCCGTTCTTAATCGTGGTATGTATAGTAAAGCAGATGCTCTGATCTCAAATAATCCTGCCTATTTGGAGTATGTGTGCCGGGTATTTAATGTTCCAGTATCTAAAACCCATGCTATTTGGCGAGGCGTGCGGGATCCTTTCTTTGAAATAAATGGTCTGAAAAAAAAGGAGCATTTGGTTTGCGTAGGGTCTATTCTTCCGTTGAAGAATCAGGTTCTTTTGGCACGTATCGCTAAAGAAGAAAAAGTTCCTATAAAATTTATTGGTCCGCCTCATCCTGAGTCGGAATCTTACGTCAGGGAGTTTGAGAACGCAGTGGATGGGCGCTATGTGACATGGGAAAGAGGGATTATCGATTCAGAAGAGCTGGCTCAAAGAGTGGGCGAATCCATGGGGTTGGTTTTGCTAAGTTCTTATGAAAGCTATGGCAATGTAATTATGGAGGCCTTGGCTGCAAAAGTACCCGTCCTGGCTTCAAGTTTATTTAGCTTGCAGAGTATTTATGGCAACGATATCCAATATGTTTCCACACCGCTAGATGCGCATGTTGCGCCAGCCCTTACGGCTTTTTACGACCAGTCGTGCCGGATGGGTGGAACCGTTGCCCCTGCCCAAATAAAACCCTTGCGATGGAGTCAGGTCGCTCAGAAGGTCATAGAAGTTTATAAGGAATGCGGGGTAAACCCTTGA
- a CDS encoding serine O-acetyltransferase — protein sequence MRGQSYPKNEWIRNSQVADLYLNLLRRKSKWARVVGTLIGCDIGCPLPERLFLPHPNGIIVGSESVLESDVVLNHQVTLGGKDPYYKGESLKNEYPVLRQGVYVGAGAKILGNCTIGEWAIIGANAVITKDIPANTTVVGFNKIVEDRSI from the coding sequence ATGAGAGGGCAGTCATATCCAAAAAATGAATGGATTCGAAACAGCCAGGTGGCTGATCTGTATTTGAACCTGTTGCGCCGGAAGAGTAAATGGGCGCGCGTTGTTGGGACATTAATTGGGTGCGATATCGGATGCCCGTTGCCCGAACGCCTGTTTTTGCCCCACCCCAATGGTATTATTGTGGGGAGCGAGTCAGTGCTTGAAAGTGATGTCGTGCTAAATCATCAGGTTACTTTGGGCGGTAAAGATCCTTACTATAAGGGGGAGAGCTTAAAAAATGAGTACCCCGTGCTAAGGCAGGGTGTTTATGTCGGGGCGGGTGCAAAAATTCTCGGAAACTGCACGATCGGTGAATGGGCTATCATCGGTGCAAACGCTGTCATCACAAAGGATATTCCCGCCAATACAACAGTAGTTGGTTTCAACAAGATCGTCGAAGATCGATCGATTTAA
- a CDS encoding glycosyltransferase family 2 protein, whose translation MKFSVVTPCYNYRQYLGAALESVLDQVAECPAGLQVEHIVIDGGSTDGTVDILGSFESQVLEKELDGVYAFRWVSEPDRGQSDAINKGLRIATGDVVCWLNADERYVPGALAKVARVFHETPSADVIYGEPVFTDKADKVIKEKKDHRFDRNILLYYGCYITSCCTFWRRRILDEGHYLDESYRATMDYEYYVRLMHLGYNFLFLPVTIASFIWHDQNVSTVFADVRRAERLQVQRQYGVSMPFFKQTPTCVLDGLAKVFKLKRGFMTLPRRICCR comes from the coding sequence ATGAAGTTTTCGGTAGTGACTCCCTGTTATAATTATCGCCAATATCTTGGCGCAGCATTAGAGAGTGTGTTAGATCAGGTGGCAGAATGCCCGGCTGGTTTGCAGGTGGAGCATATTGTTATTGATGGCGGTTCTACGGATGGAACCGTGGATATTCTTGGTAGTTTTGAGTCACAGGTTTTAGAAAAAGAGTTGGATGGGGTCTATGCTTTCCGATGGGTTAGTGAACCGGACAGGGGGCAGTCTGACGCCATCAATAAAGGGTTGCGCATAGCAACCGGTGATGTTGTCTGCTGGCTTAATGCCGACGAACGTTATGTTCCCGGAGCACTAGCTAAAGTTGCACGCGTATTTCATGAGACCCCATCGGCTGATGTGATTTACGGAGAGCCGGTGTTTACGGACAAGGCCGACAAGGTCATAAAAGAAAAAAAAGATCATCGGTTTGATCGGAACATTCTACTCTATTACGGATGCTATATCACATCCTGCTGTACGTTTTGGAGAAGGAGAATACTGGATGAAGGGCATTATTTGGATGAGAGTTACAGGGCTACGATGGACTATGAATACTATGTTCGTTTGATGCATTTGGGGTATAACTTTCTTTTTCTGCCGGTAACAATTGCATCCTTTATATGGCACGATCAAAACGTTAGTACGGTGTTTGCTGATGTCCGCCGTGCTGAGCGTCTTCAGGTTCAGCGGCAATATGGAGTGAGCATGCCATTTTTCAAGCAAACCCCAACGTGTGTTTTAGATGGCCTAGCGAAGGTGTTTAAACTTAAACGGGGTTTCATGACGCTACCTCGGCGCATTTGCTGTCGTTAA
- a CDS encoding nucleoside/nucleotide kinase family protein, translating to MDVESKKLIEILDVFDAKDIAYVLVGEDAQALADQVQSDVDIVVRSSDLSNLHSNLLKISSFLGAQLVQVLQHEACAFYYVVSWRENDRELYLRLDVCSDYVRNARRFLTADEMLAGRRKDVATGFYFPAPEKNLLYYLLKKIDKGAINDEQFAYLLKNLAASESDVLPELRRFWAEDQSKQIFQCLDHKDRSGFQAMIPMLQQSLRAQCRPSIKSRAQDVARMCKRILQPTGVWVAVLGPDGCGKSSVIDLLLPRLEPAFRRTGLMHFRPKVGYRGPADQSHAADPHNQPDRSVAGSILKLGYYTADYIIGYFLKVLPARIRSTFIVFDRYYDDLLVDRKRYCYGGPVWLLKAVRPFISKPDLVFCLDAPAEVLRSRKQEVPFEVTARQRTAYRELVSKLRNGHVIDASQPLEKVVHDVESVVLDFMERRTAKRMH from the coding sequence ATGGACGTCGAATCAAAAAAACTCATTGAGATCCTTGATGTCTTCGATGCGAAAGACATCGCGTATGTGTTAGTAGGGGAGGATGCGCAAGCGCTCGCAGATCAAGTGCAGAGCGATGTAGATATTGTCGTTCGGTCGTCTGATTTATCCAATCTTCACTCCAATCTTTTGAAAATTTCTTCGTTTCTTGGGGCGCAGCTGGTTCAAGTTCTTCAGCATGAAGCGTGCGCTTTCTATTATGTGGTTTCGTGGAGAGAAAATGATCGAGAGCTCTATTTGCGTTTAGATGTTTGTTCGGACTATGTGCGCAATGCACGTCGGTTTTTGACGGCCGATGAAATGCTTGCTGGTCGGCGAAAAGATGTTGCCACGGGGTTCTATTTTCCGGCTCCTGAAAAGAATCTGCTCTACTATCTGTTGAAGAAGATCGACAAGGGGGCGATCAATGATGAGCAGTTCGCGTATTTGCTCAAAAATCTGGCGGCCAGTGAGTCTGACGTGCTGCCGGAGTTGCGGCGTTTCTGGGCGGAGGATCAGTCCAAACAAATTTTCCAATGTTTGGATCACAAAGATCGGTCTGGCTTCCAAGCCATGATCCCGATGCTTCAGCAGTCTTTGCGTGCCCAATGTCGTCCATCCATAAAGAGCAGGGCTCAGGATGTGGCTAGAATGTGTAAACGGATCCTGCAGCCGACAGGCGTTTGGGTTGCGGTTCTCGGTCCGGATGGCTGTGGAAAAAGTTCCGTGATTGACTTGTTGCTTCCTCGTCTGGAGCCTGCATTCCGTAGAACCGGCTTGATGCATTTCCGGCCTAAGGTGGGATATCGGGGTCCCGCTGATCAGTCTCATGCTGCCGATCCTCACAATCAGCCGGATCGGAGTGTGGCCGGGTCGATCCTGAAGCTTGGATATTATACCGCGGACTACATCATCGGTTATTTTCTGAAAGTTTTGCCTGCTCGAATTCGTTCCACGTTTATCGTTTTTGATCGTTACTACGATGATCTGCTCGTGGACCGGAAACGTTACTGTTATGGAGGCCCGGTCTGGTTATTGAAGGCGGTGCGACCCTTTATTTCGAAACCAGATCTGGTGTTTTGCCTGGATGCACCTGCCGAAGTGCTTCGGTCGCGCAAGCAGGAGGTTCCGTTTGAGGTGACTGCCCGCCAGCGCACTGCCTATCGTGAGCTGGTTTCCAAGCTTCGGAACGGGCATGTGATCGATGCCTCCCAGCCGCTCGAAAAGGTTGTGCATGATGTGGAGTCTGTTGTTCTTGATTTTATGGAGCGCCGGACAGCGAAGCGGATGCATTGA